Proteins from a single region of Desulfosoma sp.:
- a CDS encoding N-6 DNA methylase, whose protein sequence is MQQHVKSKSRVVNHGEVFTPRWVVNAMLDLVKQETERIDSRFLEPACGTGNFLEEILERKIRIVQKRYGKLQTDYERYAILAVSSIYGIDILEDNVHECRQRLFEIVNRRYTATFKKTAKEQFRKTTRFILKRNIVWGDALTMMHVGETPKHIVFSEWSLVNGGLIKRRDFTFHQLVQRGSNKEQALVSDLGTGVFIPTPIKEYPPVHFLEIADVQAE, encoded by the coding sequence ATGCAACAACACGTCAAGTCAAAATCGAGGGTTGTGAATCACGGCGAGGTTTTTACGCCTAGGTGGGTTGTCAACGCCATGCTGGACTTGGTCAAGCAAGAGACCGAGCGGATAGACTCTCGATTCCTCGAACCGGCCTGTGGTACAGGAAACTTCCTCGAAGAAATTCTAGAACGTAAAATCCGCATCGTTCAAAAACGGTACGGCAAATTGCAGACGGACTACGAACGCTACGCCATTCTTGCGGTATCCAGCATCTATGGCATTGATATTCTTGAAGATAACGTTCATGAATGTCGCCAACGTCTTTTTGAGATCGTTAATCGACGATACACGGCAACATTCAAGAAGACTGCCAAAGAGCAATTTCGGAAGACGACGCGTTTTATTCTAAAGCGAAACATCGTGTGGGGCGATGCCCTGACCATGATGCACGTGGGTGAGACACCAAAGCATATCGTGTTTTCTGAGTGGTCTTTGGTAAACGGCGGTCTGATAAAAAGACGAGATTTTACATTTCACCAGCTTGTGCAACGTGGTAGCAACAAAGAACAAGCCTTAGTCTCTGATCTGGGTACTGGAGTCTTTATCCCAACTCCAATAAAAGAGTATCCACCGGTTCACTTTTTGGAGATTGCTGATGTTCAGGCAGAATAA
- a CDS encoding Eco57I restriction-modification methylase domain-containing protein, with translation MFRQNNYNPDVLTCLANLSSDEVFTPPLLANELLDLLPSDLWHNPEVTFLDPCCKTGVFLREITKRLDKGLESLIHDRQERINHILKNQIFGIAITELTGLLSRRSLYCSKTANGKYSVCTAFTDEQGNIRFRRVEHTWDDGRCTWCGASQAQYDRGADLETHAYEFIHTETPGGIFNMQFDVIIGNPPYQLSDAGYGRSAIPIYHRFVQQAKKLSPRYLIMIIPSRWFAGGKGLDKFRQEMLTDDRIRKIVDYENATEVFPGVDIAGGICYFLWERDSRGPCQITNVNNGEKTISLRRLDEFTTLIRHSKAVPIIRKVLATEEKRMSEQVTSRKPFGLATNVRPMDHGDLVLRWQHGEGPFDSKEVTAGHEMIPLWKVITSYVGYDHAGNPGKDGKRQVFSKIDILPPGTICTETYLVVGAYQDKTQAENLVRYMKTRFFRFLVAQFMYSHHLTRESYSFVPILDMNKPWSDEELYKRYGLTEEEIAFIESKIRPMQE, from the coding sequence ATGTTCAGGCAGAATAACTACAATCCGGACGTCCTTACTTGTTTGGCCAATCTGAGTAGCGACGAGGTTTTTACTCCGCCGCTCCTGGCTAATGAGCTACTGGATCTTTTGCCGTCTGATTTGTGGCACAATCCTGAGGTTACTTTTCTGGACCCGTGCTGTAAGACGGGGGTCTTCCTCCGCGAGATCACGAAGAGACTGGATAAGGGCTTGGAAAGCTTAATTCACGACAGGCAGGAGCGGATCAACCATATTCTGAAAAACCAGATCTTTGGCATTGCTATTACAGAGTTGACTGGGCTGCTGTCGCGTCGTTCCCTCTATTGTTCTAAAACCGCTAACGGCAAGTATTCTGTATGCACGGCATTTACGGATGAGCAGGGGAACATCCGCTTTCGTCGGGTGGAGCATACGTGGGACGACGGTCGTTGTACATGGTGCGGAGCCAGCCAAGCACAGTACGACCGCGGGGCAGATCTGGAGACCCACGCTTACGAGTTTATTCACACTGAGACGCCGGGGGGGATATTTAACATGCAGTTTGATGTCATCATTGGTAATCCTCCGTATCAATTGAGTGATGCTGGCTATGGAAGAAGTGCCATCCCAATCTATCACAGGTTCGTGCAGCAGGCTAAGAAGCTAAGCCCTCGATATCTGATCATGATCATTCCTTCCCGGTGGTTCGCCGGGGGAAAAGGGTTGGATAAATTTCGCCAGGAAATGCTTACAGACGATCGAATCCGTAAGATCGTTGATTATGAAAATGCGACCGAAGTTTTCCCTGGTGTAGATATAGCTGGGGGTATTTGCTATTTTCTTTGGGAACGAGACTCACGTGGCCCATGCCAGATTACAAACGTAAATAACGGCGAAAAAACAATTTCGCTTCGGCGTCTTGATGAGTTCACGACGTTAATTCGCCACAGCAAAGCTGTTCCAATTATACGGAAGGTGTTAGCCACAGAGGAAAAGCGCATGAGCGAACAGGTTACGAGCAGGAAACCTTTTGGCCTTGCTACAAACGTTCGACCCATGGACCACGGGGACTTAGTATTACGCTGGCAGCATGGTGAGGGACCATTTGACAGCAAAGAAGTCACTGCTGGCCACGAAATGATTCCCCTTTGGAAGGTTATAACTTCCTATGTCGGATACGACCATGCAGGGAATCCCGGGAAAGATGGAAAACGTCAAGTGTTTTCGAAGATTGATATTCTTCCTCCAGGCACCATATGCACCGAAACTTATCTCGTAGTTGGGGCTTATCAGGACAAGACTCAAGCTGAGAATCTGGTCCGTTACATGAAGACGCGCTTTTTCAGGTTTCTCGTGGCGCAATTTATGTATTCCCATCACCTTACCAGGGAATCATACTCGTTTGTTCCCATACTGGACATGAATAAACCTTGGAGCGACGAAGAGCTGTACAAGCGTTACGGTCTAACAGAGGAAGAAATCGCCTTCATCGAATCAAAAATTCGCCCGATGCAGGAATGA
- a CDS encoding GIY-YIG nuclease family protein → MSNHFFPHRPAVYPKIYAYEDTHPQYDGLLKIGYTTRTAKDRLDEIYSVKTPGKPPYRIVLEESAMRRDGTVFTDHDVHRMLRTHGIQWVKGEWFRCTVEQVKAAILALREGHAFEEQRYLTFNMRPEQKAAVKKTAEYFRRFKRDNNKPPHFLWNCKMRFGKTFAAYQLAKEMGWRKVLVLTFKPAVQSAWEDDLKCHVDFHDWQFIKRDGLTYEKADKTRPFVCFGSFQDYLGRNPSTGGIKTKNEWVHAIHWDCVIFDEYHYGAWREKAKDLFEAEDEKERKFAEGEGITYFEEDLLPITADHFLYLSGTPFRAIASGEFIEEQIFNWTYSDEQRAKREWNGPDNPYAALPRMVLLTYQLPDAIRNIALQGEFNEFDLNVFFSPEGRGEKAKFKYEDEVQKWLDLIRGAFLPASVDDLKLGRDRRPPLPFSDVRLLNVLSHTLWFLPSVASCYAMRNLLAQKQNRFYYDYKVIVAAGPDAGIGVAALRPVLEAMEDPLTTKTITLTCGKLTTGVTVRPWTGIFMLRNCSSPETYFQAAFRVQSPWTIRNSDGTSPNDEQILKQECYVFDFAPERALRQIADYSCRLNVDETNPEKKVEEFIRFLPVLAYDGSSMKQLDAAGILDMAMSGTTATLLARRWESALLVNVDNDTLRRLLKNEKAIQALMSIEGFRNLNRDIETIINKSDAVTRIKKNANDKILSAEEKKALIKEEKEYKSLRKQIQEKLIKFATRIPIFMYLTDYRERTLRDVITQLEPGLFKKVTGLTVTDFELLVSLGVFNSALMNDAVYKFKRYEDPSLRYTGIDRHDEDGIGLYDTVLRRNEYETKFVNEPG, encoded by the coding sequence ATGAGTAACCACTTCTTTCCCCACCGCCCAGCGGTTTACCCGAAAATCTACGCCTACGAGGATACTCATCCGCAGTATGACGGGCTGCTGAAGATCGGTTATACCACCAGAACGGCGAAAGATCGTCTGGATGAGATTTACTCGGTCAAAACTCCCGGAAAACCACCCTACCGCATTGTTCTGGAAGAATCGGCCATGCGACGGGACGGTACCGTCTTCACTGACCACGATGTGCATCGCATGCTGCGCACCCACGGCATTCAATGGGTGAAAGGCGAGTGGTTCCGCTGTACGGTAGAGCAAGTCAAAGCGGCCATCCTTGCTCTTCGAGAAGGACATGCCTTCGAAGAACAGCGTTACCTCACTTTCAATATGCGCCCGGAACAAAAAGCTGCAGTGAAAAAAACAGCTGAATATTTCCGGCGCTTCAAGCGCGACAACAACAAGCCACCGCATTTTCTTTGGAACTGCAAGATGCGATTCGGCAAAACATTCGCCGCTTATCAGTTGGCCAAAGAGATGGGCTGGCGCAAAGTGCTGGTGCTTACGTTTAAGCCGGCTGTGCAAAGTGCATGGGAAGACGACCTGAAATGCCATGTGGATTTCCACGATTGGCAGTTCATCAAGCGAGACGGCCTTACCTACGAAAAGGCGGACAAGACCCGGCCCTTTGTCTGCTTCGGCTCGTTTCAGGATTATTTGGGCAGAAACCCCAGCACGGGCGGCATCAAGACCAAGAACGAATGGGTTCACGCCATCCACTGGGATTGTGTCATTTTTGATGAATATCACTACGGAGCGTGGCGAGAAAAGGCAAAGGACCTGTTTGAAGCCGAGGATGAAAAAGAGCGCAAATTTGCCGAAGGCGAGGGTATTACCTATTTTGAAGAAGACCTCCTGCCCATCACCGCCGACCACTTTTTGTATCTGTCCGGCACGCCGTTTCGAGCCATCGCCTCTGGTGAATTTATCGAGGAGCAGATCTTCAACTGGACCTATTCCGACGAGCAACGAGCAAAGCGTGAATGGAACGGGCCAGACAATCCCTATGCGGCTCTCCCGCGAATGGTGCTCTTGACTTATCAGTTGCCGGATGCAATTCGAAATATCGCCTTACAAGGGGAATTCAATGAGTTCGACCTGAACGTGTTCTTCTCCCCTGAGGGACGTGGTGAGAAGGCAAAGTTTAAATACGAAGACGAGGTGCAGAAGTGGCTGGATTTGATCCGAGGAGCCTTTCTGCCCGCCAGCGTTGATGACTTGAAACTTGGCCGCGATCGGAGGCCACCCCTCCCTTTCTCCGATGTGCGGCTACTCAATGTGCTTTCGCATACGCTTTGGTTTCTCCCTAGTGTAGCCTCTTGCTATGCGATGCGAAACCTCTTGGCTCAAAAGCAAAACCGTTTTTACTACGATTACAAGGTGATCGTTGCTGCAGGACCCGATGCAGGGATCGGGGTCGCAGCCCTGCGTCCGGTGCTCGAAGCCATGGAGGACCCTCTAACAACCAAAACTATCACCTTAACATGCGGAAAACTGACGACTGGTGTCACCGTCAGACCGTGGACGGGCATCTTCATGCTACGCAACTGCTCCAGCCCAGAAACCTATTTTCAGGCAGCTTTTCGGGTGCAGTCGCCGTGGACGATCAGAAACTCCGACGGGACGTCACCGAACGACGAGCAAATCCTCAAGCAAGAGTGTTACGTTTTTGACTTTGCGCCTGAACGGGCCTTACGGCAGATCGCCGACTACAGTTGTCGCTTAAACGTCGACGAAACAAACCCGGAAAAGAAGGTCGAGGAATTCATTCGCTTCCTACCCGTGCTGGCCTATGACGGCAGTTCGATGAAGCAGCTAGACGCAGCAGGGATTCTGGACATGGCCATGAGCGGCACCACTGCTACGCTTTTGGCGCGGCGTTGGGAAAGCGCGTTGCTGGTAAACGTTGACAACGATACGCTGCGCCGCCTGCTGAAAAACGAAAAGGCAATCCAAGCCTTGATGAGTATCGAAGGATTTCGTAATCTTAATCGGGATATTGAAACTATTATTAATAAGTCAGACGCTGTAACTCGGATAAAGAAAAACGCCAACGATAAAATACTATCCGCAGAGGAAAAAAAGGCACTGATTAAAGAGGAAAAAGAGTACAAGAGCTTGCGCAAGCAGATTCAGGAAAAACTCATCAAGTTTGCCACACGGATTCCCATCTTTATGTATCTTACCGACTACCGCGAACGCACCCTGCGGGATGTGATTACACAGTTGGAACCGGGGTTATTCAAGAAAGTCACCGGATTAACAGTGACGGATTTCGAGTTGCTCGTAAGTCTTGGCGTTTTCAATAGCGCCCTGATGAACGATGCAGTCTACAAGTTTAAGCGTTATGAGGACCCAAGTTTGAGATACACCGGCATTGACAGGCACGATGAGGATGGTATCGGTCTGTATGATACGGTTTTGCGCCGAAATGAATACGAAACGAAATTCGTGAACGAGCCAGGCTGA
- a CDS encoding DUF3800 domain-containing protein, with translation MYVVFVDECGYEKNWSSSTAIQRQPFYVLAGVAVPFDRIADIYVSIREIIRGLNLPKTNANMLGKGEEIKASSVDKGDRFWQSNPGFRDGVRKGYLDLQEVTYFVVCINKQRHKAQYSSPYDPTHLAAQFLFERFEHFLSGKQTSAFVLIDAMKREEQEQRRWLTRILMSGSGGVALSKFYDDFYVWSLQFTRIVEVNIGNSKYSLGLQIADFVARLAYSWRKSDKDHSYPGWDLIEPRLYRYPSYQGWGYKEFP, from the coding sequence ATGTACGTGGTATTCGTGGACGAATGTGGGTATGAAAAAAACTGGAGCAGTAGCACGGCGATTCAGCGGCAACCTTTCTATGTGTTGGCCGGAGTGGCTGTGCCTTTTGACCGCATAGCAGACATTTATGTGAGTATTCGCGAGATTATTCGAGGCTTAAATCTTCCTAAAACAAACGCTAATATGCTGGGTAAGGGCGAGGAAATCAAAGCCAGCTCAGTGGACAAAGGGGATCGCTTCTGGCAAAGCAACCCTGGATTTCGCGATGGGGTAAGGAAAGGGTATCTGGATCTACAGGAGGTCACGTACTTCGTAGTGTGCATCAATAAGCAGCGCCACAAGGCTCAATACTCTTCACCATATGACCCGACACACCTTGCAGCGCAATTTCTTTTTGAGCGGTTCGAGCATTTTCTTAGCGGAAAGCAAACCTCCGCGTTCGTGCTAATAGATGCGATGAAACGTGAGGAACAAGAACAACGCAGGTGGCTAACCCGAATCTTAATGAGCGGGTCGGGGGGTGTTGCTTTGAGCAAATTCTACGACGACTTCTACGTGTGGTCGCTTCAGTTCACACGCATTGTAGAAGTTAATATTGGGAATAGTAAATATTCTCTTGGACTTCAAATTGCCGATTTTGTCGCCCGCCTCGCGTATTCGTGGCGCAAGAGCGACAAGGATCACAGTTACCCTGGATGGGACCTGATTGAGCCAAGGCTTTACCGGTATCCTAGTTATCAGGGTTGGGGCTACAAGGAGTTCCCATAA
- a CDS encoding restriction endonuclease subunit S has protein sequence MTQPPCKLPDGWRWVRLGEVYLPTERRDPTKDPSTAFIYVDISPVDNAEGKIVSPREILGQDAPSRARKIIRSDDVILATTRPYLKNVAIVGPELDGQICSTGFFVLRANRRIVEPCFLFYLCRSDLVVAQLSDKNTRGASYPAVTDRDVYESLIPLPPLADQRRIVARIEELLSRVREARRLREEARQETELLCQSTLAETFPRPGAELPHGWRWVRLGEVFEVQQGASMSARRRLGHNPKPFLRTRNFFWGAIDTALVDEMDFTDQEIEKLRLQPGDLLVCEGGDVIWEGQLPMALYQNHVHRLRAKNDSIEPRFTMYWMQAAYQVFLAYQGSESRTAIPNLSGSRLKEFLIPLPPLEEQRRIVAHLEAVQEKIRALKASQSKTDEDLKRLEQAILDKAFRGEL, from the coding sequence ATGACGCAGCCACCTTGCAAACTGCCCGATGGCTGGCGCTGGGTGCGGTTGGGCGAGGTGTATCTACCTACAGAAAGGCGAGATCCGACCAAAGATCCTTCAACGGCTTTCATCTACGTCGATATCTCCCCTGTGGACAATGCTGAGGGAAAGATAGTCTCCCCAAGGGAGATTCTCGGGCAAGATGCTCCTAGCCGTGCGCGGAAGATAATACGTAGCGATGACGTTATCTTAGCTACAACTCGCCCTTACCTTAAGAACGTAGCCATTGTCGGCCCCGAACTCGATGGACAAATCTGCTCAACAGGCTTCTTCGTGTTACGAGCTAACCGCCGTATCGTAGAGCCCTGCTTCTTGTTCTACTTATGCCGGTCGGATCTTGTGGTTGCGCAACTCTCAGACAAAAATACGAGAGGTGCAAGTTACCCTGCCGTCACAGATAGAGATGTGTATGAGTCCCTCATCCCCCTTCCGCCCCTCGCTGACCAACGCCGCATCGTGGCGCGGATTGAGGAGCTGCTAAGCCGGGTTCGCGAGGCCCGGCGCCTGCGGGAAGAAGCCCGCCAGGAAACCGAGCTTCTGTGCCAGTCCACCCTTGCAGAGACCTTTCCCCGCCCCGGCGCAGAACTTCCCCACGGTTGGCGCTGGGTGCGGTTGGGGGAGGTGTTCGAAGTTCAGCAAGGCGCTTCTATGTCGGCTCGAAGACGCCTCGGTCACAACCCGAAGCCTTTTTTACGGACCAGGAATTTTTTTTGGGGAGCGATCGACACGGCATTAGTAGACGAGATGGATTTCACGGACCAAGAAATAGAAAAGCTTCGCTTGCAACCGGGTGACCTTCTCGTATGTGAGGGGGGCGACGTCATCTGGGAAGGACAACTTCCAATGGCCTTGTACCAGAACCATGTACATCGTCTTCGTGCCAAAAATGATTCTATTGAACCGCGCTTCACGATGTACTGGATGCAGGCTGCATACCAAGTGTTCCTCGCGTACCAAGGCTCGGAAAGCAGGACGGCGATTCCTAACCTATCGGGATCGCGCCTAAAAGAGTTCCTCATCCCCCTCCCGCCCCTCGAGGAGCAGCGGCGGATTGTGGCGCATCTGGAGGCGGTGCAGGAGAAGATACGCGCGCTCAAAGCCTCCCAGTCAAAGACAGACGAGGACTTGAAACGCCTTGAGCAGGCGATTCTGGACAAGGCGTTTCGGGGGGAGTTGTGA
- a CDS encoding methyl-accepting chemotaxis protein, with amino-acid sequence MKGRGQWTIGKRIAAVALLPLLVVLGFAGIQMKDKWRDATIERQMDANVRLMAETSRTLTVLQKERGLSALMLSGGDVKAQLQTQRGESDQAFASLLKLLDEATIAEGAKRALRAAREDLRRLRDEVDRGVASGESFKAYSKIVETMLDVEKACSNAKTTKGIGKRLVTVSLLDFAKENAGKLRGFGSSLLARNKPLNDGEFKALVEYRGAFRASLASPAMVLSKKAEDQLARVQEQPHWNESERLFLQVLHGSRDGTFEVAPNAFFQVLSQVIQDLDAVIASELADILRSVEKIRAESVRALWISGGVLAVLFLAMLVVFFISKRSIIGALTRATTLFERSARDLQASATEIAVSGAKLADGATRQAASLEEVASAMEEMTATVRQNTETVKKLDGFAKLTAESMKTSHKALKQTAQAMSGVSTTGAEASKIAKTIDEIAFQTNLLALNAAVEAARAGEAGAGFAVVAEEVRNLAMRASEASRSTQKFIGEMIQQVENSGKLIGEALTSFYKMGEDAKSVTNLVKEIADASAEQQRGIEQINAAIQDLDRVVQQNAANAEETAAASEELKTLSGQIFDQTLELKALVGGSKEGDASGGVPVPSKPEKGTGASGSRAKAADGRTASRSNGSSRSSKKGPPLKEAPTGAALDFDDF; translated from the coding sequence ATGAAGGGAAGAGGACAATGGACGATCGGAAAGAGAATCGCTGCGGTGGCGCTGCTTCCTCTCTTGGTGGTGTTAGGCTTTGCGGGGATCCAAATGAAAGACAAATGGCGGGATGCGACCATTGAACGGCAAATGGACGCCAATGTCCGGCTCATGGCCGAAACATCCCGGACCCTCACGGTTCTTCAAAAGGAGCGGGGGTTGTCGGCTTTGATGCTTTCCGGAGGAGACGTCAAGGCACAGCTCCAAACCCAACGCGGAGAATCCGATCAGGCATTCGCCTCCCTATTGAAACTCCTGGATGAAGCCACCATCGCCGAGGGAGCCAAGCGTGCCCTTCGTGCGGCCCGGGAAGATCTTCGAAGGCTGAGAGATGAAGTGGACCGTGGGGTGGCCTCCGGTGAGAGCTTCAAGGCTTATTCCAAGATCGTGGAAACCATGCTCGATGTCGAAAAAGCGTGCTCCAATGCTAAAACAACCAAGGGCATCGGCAAGCGGCTGGTGACCGTTTCCCTTCTGGATTTCGCAAAGGAAAATGCAGGGAAGCTTCGGGGATTTGGATCCTCATTGTTGGCCCGCAACAAGCCTCTTAACGACGGCGAGTTCAAGGCGCTCGTAGAATACCGCGGTGCCTTTCGCGCCAGCCTCGCCAGCCCGGCCATGGTCCTGTCGAAAAAGGCAGAGGATCAGCTCGCCCGCGTTCAGGAACAGCCGCACTGGAACGAAAGCGAGCGCCTGTTTCTGCAGGTCCTTCATGGATCGAGGGACGGAACGTTCGAGGTGGCTCCCAATGCCTTCTTTCAGGTTCTGTCACAGGTGATTCAGGATCTGGACGCGGTCATTGCCTCGGAACTAGCCGATATCCTTCGGAGCGTTGAGAAGATTCGCGCGGAGTCGGTGCGGGCGCTGTGGATCTCAGGAGGAGTCCTTGCGGTGTTGTTTTTGGCTATGCTTGTGGTTTTCTTCATATCCAAAAGGAGCATCATCGGAGCCCTAACGCGTGCTACCACGCTGTTTGAACGTAGCGCCCGGGACCTTCAAGCCTCTGCCACGGAGATCGCCGTATCGGGGGCGAAACTTGCCGACGGTGCCACCCGCCAGGCCGCATCCCTGGAAGAGGTCGCTTCCGCCATGGAAGAGATGACCGCCACGGTCCGCCAAAACACGGAAACCGTGAAGAAGTTGGATGGTTTCGCCAAGCTGACGGCGGAGAGTATGAAAACGAGCCACAAGGCGCTGAAGCAGACCGCTCAAGCCATGTCGGGGGTTTCAACGACCGGTGCCGAAGCGAGCAAGATCGCCAAGACCATCGATGAAATTGCCTTCCAGACCAATCTTTTGGCGTTGAACGCCGCCGTGGAGGCCGCTCGAGCTGGAGAAGCCGGAGCTGGGTTCGCTGTGGTCGCCGAAGAAGTCCGAAATCTGGCCATGCGCGCGTCCGAAGCGTCCAGGAGCACTCAGAAGTTCATCGGGGAAATGATCCAGCAGGTGGAAAACAGCGGGAAACTCATCGGTGAGGCTCTCACATCTTTCTACAAAATGGGTGAAGACGCCAAATCCGTAACGAATCTGGTGAAAGAAATCGCTGACGCCAGCGCCGAACAGCAAAGAGGGATCGAGCAGATCAATGCGGCCATCCAGGACTTGGACCGCGTCGTCCAACAGAATGCGGCTAATGCCGAAGAAACGGCGGCGGCTTCCGAGGAATTGAAAACCCTCTCGGGCCAGATTTTCGACCAGACCTTGGAGTTGAAAGCCCTGGTCGGGGGTTCGAAAGAGGGCGATGCCTCGGGTGGGGTTCCGGTCCCTTCAAAGCCTGAAAAAGGTACCGGGGCTTCGGGATCTCGGGCGAAAGCCGCCGATGGCCGAACGGCTTCCCGGTCGAACGGATCCTCGAGGTCGTCGAAGAAGGGGCCGCCTTTGAAGGAGGCACCAACGGGAGCGGCCTTGGATTTCGATGATTTTTAA
- a CDS encoding rhodanese-like domain-containing protein, which translates to MAFRESPRWLLVPVFIIAGLVWAMVSAPSAKNAKEAYPCQECLATPQWLLEHSKDPNVVIVDVREDKDLDGRFIPGAIRLPFRSFQRHDTVRGVGAVFVGAMEAQTILGRAGIARTDTVILYDSVAQDGGATASYVFWVLDYLGHPSKRILERGIDGWVEAGGKTVTEPDRREPIFYQAPSEEIQRLRLVDGPFVQSRLGDFYYQILDVRSSEEYLGARQTTALDGSPLAPGHIPGAFNVDYRTNWQDPTTKALRSYPELQKLYAGLDPNRAVIVYCHSGRRASFTYFVLRLMGFQDVRLYEASWNEWGNPRLYYPVETTPHRLEGALPLPTGMPATPAKSPRGANDSKKTQPASSSGYISCGG; encoded by the coding sequence ATGGCTTTTAGGGAGAGTCCCAGATGGTTGTTGGTTCCCGTTTTCATTATTGCGGGTCTGGTCTGGGCCATGGTTTCAGCACCTTCTGCCAAGAATGCTAAAGAAGCCTATCCTTGTCAGGAGTGCCTGGCGACACCTCAGTGGCTTTTGGAACACTCGAAGGATCCCAATGTGGTCATTGTGGATGTTCGAGAAGATAAAGACCTGGATGGGCGGTTCATTCCTGGGGCTATTCGGCTTCCGTTTCGAAGCTTTCAACGCCATGACACGGTTCGAGGTGTGGGGGCGGTCTTTGTCGGGGCGATGGAAGCGCAGACGATTCTCGGTCGCGCGGGTATAGCCCGTACGGATACAGTTATCCTTTACGATTCCGTCGCTCAGGACGGCGGAGCCACGGCGTCCTATGTCTTTTGGGTGCTGGACTACCTGGGGCACCCGTCCAAGCGTATTCTGGAAAGGGGCATCGACGGCTGGGTGGAAGCCGGAGGAAAGACGGTGACGGAACCTGATCGTCGCGAACCCATTTTCTATCAGGCCCCATCCGAAGAAATTCAAAGGCTGCGCCTGGTGGACGGTCCTTTTGTTCAAAGCCGCCTAGGGGATTTTTACTACCAAATTCTGGATGTTCGTTCTTCGGAAGAATACCTGGGTGCCCGGCAAACTACGGCCCTTGATGGAAGTCCGTTGGCTCCGGGCCATATTCCTGGAGCCTTCAACGTGGATTATCGCACCAACTGGCAGGATCCTACTACCAAGGCTCTTCGCTCTTACCCCGAGTTACAAAAACTATACGCGGGTTTGGATCCCAATCGTGCCGTCATCGTCTATTGCCATTCTGGACGACGCGCCTCTTTCACTTATTTCGTGCTGCGTCTCATGGGATTTCAAGACGTACGACTTTATGAAGCTTCATGGAACGAATGGGGAAACCCTCGATTGTATTACCCCGTGGAAACCACGCCTCACCGGCTGGAAGGGGCTCTTCCCCTGCCGACGGGCATGCCCGCCACGCCGGCAAAATCCCCTCGAGGTGCGAATGACAGCAAGAAAACACAGCCCGCCTCTTCAAGCGGTTACATTTCTTGCGGAGGATGA
- a CDS encoding YeeE/YedE thiosulfate transporter family protein, with amino-acid sequence MKKKNRPKNTKPEEVARYWPVLPAALALTGIIVFIFASFGPPASSSGFVSLLKGFLSFIAPDYIAHKEHYRIIPGPGSWLFAFVLGMAAGGYLGGVTMGKPVRHVPAIWERRFGNRPTLRYAASFLGGFLILFAARLAGGCTLGLFIAGSTQLAVSGLYFGVIIFAVAMLTSRLVYGSHKGGSR; translated from the coding sequence ATGAAGAAAAAAAACCGTCCAAAAAACACAAAGCCTGAGGAAGTGGCGCGGTATTGGCCGGTGCTGCCGGCGGCTTTGGCCCTGACAGGCATCATTGTTTTCATTTTCGCCAGTTTTGGACCACCGGCGTCTTCCAGCGGGTTCGTGAGCCTTCTCAAAGGCTTTTTGAGTTTCATCGCTCCCGACTACATCGCTCATAAGGAACACTACAGAATTATTCCAGGGCCGGGTTCCTGGCTTTTTGCCTTTGTTCTCGGCATGGCGGCCGGAGGATACCTGGGCGGGGTCACGATGGGAAAACCGGTTCGCCATGTCCCGGCCATTTGGGAACGGCGTTTTGGAAATCGGCCGACGCTTCGTTATGCAGCTTCTTTTTTGGGAGGATTTCTCATCCTTTTTGCGGCTCGCCTGGCCGGCGGGTGCACTCTGGGACTTTTCATTGCCGGATCCACGCAGTTGGCCGTCAGCGGTCTTTATTTCGGAGTGATCATTTTTGCCGTGGCCATGCTCACCAGTCGCCTAGTGTACGGATCACACAAAGGAGGCAGCCGATGA